From the Pediococcus acidilactici genome, the window GTGTATTGGTTCGCGGAAGTGCAAATGACGACCTTGACCTTACCGTTTATCGGGATCGTTAGCTTAGGATGGCTATCGCTTCCAATTACTTTGCTATGGATTGCGGCGATTACTAACGCAATTAACCTGTTGGACGGCCTGGACGGTTTGGCTACCGGGGTCACCATCATTGCGCTATTTACGACCGGGTTCACCGGCCTGTTCTTTTTACCATCCACAAATATTTACATCGTAATTATGATTTTTACGTTAGTTGCTGCAGAAGTGGGCTTTTTACCTTATAATTTCTTTCCGGCTCGCATTTATTTGGGAGATACCGGGGCACTATTTATTGGATTTATGATCGCGGTCTTTTCACTTTCAGGATTAAAAAACGCCACCTTCATTTCGGTATTGATTCCGGTAATGATTTTGGGAGTACCGTTGACCGATACGATATACGCGATTTTAAGGCGGTTGTTAAATAAACAGTCGATTGCTCACGCCGACAAACGGCATCTACACCACCGCTTAATGCAAATGGGGCTCACCCATCGACAAACTGTATTGGTGATTTATGGCATTTCAATGATTTTTTCCTTCATCGCGTTACTTTATCCACTTTCCACATTGTGGGGCTCGGTACTGCTAACGGTGGGAATTTTAGTTGGAATTGAATTATTTGTTGAAGCAATTGGCCTAGTGGGAGAAAATCGGACCCCAATGT encodes:
- a CDS encoding undecaprenyl/decaprenyl-phosphate alpha-N-acetylglucosaminyl 1-phosphate transferase, yielding MRFEIVVSLFATMIISAILTPFVRRIAFKIGAVDKPNARRVNKVPMPTMGGLAIFMAFNFSLFFLLRNQIPNPQFYGIFFGECIIMLTGIIDDIFELKPSQKMIGILLAALVVYWFAEVQMTTLTLPFIGIVSLGWLSLPITLLWIAAITNAINLLDGLDGLATGVTIIALFTTGFTGLFFLPSTNIYIVIMIFTLVAAEVGFLPYNFFPARIYLGDTGALFIGFMIAVFSLSGLKNATFISVLIPVMILGVPLTDTIYAILRRLLNKQSIAHADKRHLHHRLMQMGLTHRQTVLVIYGISMIFSFIALLYPLSTLWGSVLLTVGILVGIELFVEAIGLVGENRTPMLSWIKRLVRTTTSKTASNEFKEEDTLKDRVRSRSERHHQKKHHD